The DNA sequence CTCCCTCGGGTCAAGTCCAAGCGCCCTCGCTTCCCTTGCCACCGAGAGAGCCTCCTCAAGCCCCCTCCTGAGGGATTCGAAGTAGGCGAGCATCAGGTAGGCGGGGCCGGAGGGGTGTATAAAACGATCCCCCCTCCCATCACCTCCGCTTTTATAGTGAACCCGGGAGGCTCACCAGTGGTACCATGGGGAGGAGAAAGAGGAGGACGATGGTCAGGGTGAGGAGGAGAAGGAAGTCCGCATTCCTGAGGTGCCCCTCATGCCAGCACAACTCCATAATGGTTGAGATGAGCAGGAAGGATGCCAAGGCCATCATAAGGTGCTTCAACTGCGGTCTGGTCAGGGAGATGGAGCTGAAGCCCGGTGAGGGGGAGGTCGACGTCTACACAAGGTTCTTCGATGCATACGTCGAGAGTCAGCCGTGAGCTGGGGTTTCCCCGATGAACCTGGGCTCCTCTATCACCTCCGTCCTCTCGTATGCCCTCCTGAGGGCCTCCACGTTCTTTTCGACTGCCCTCCCTATAACCCTCCCGATCGCCCTCTCGGCGCTCTCCAGGGAGAAGAGGCCCGTGGCCCTGATCAGGGCCCCCACCATGGCCGAGTTCGGCACGGGAAGCCCGGCCACCCTCAGACCGAGATCCACGCTAATGGCCGTGGCGTCAACCAGGGCCAGTTTGCTCACCCTCGCTGGTAGGAGGAGCTCCTCATTGCGCTGCGTGTTGGCCACTACCACTGTGCTGGGCTTGACCCCCCTCCAGGCGGCCTCCATTTCCAAGAACATGGGGTCCATGAGCACGAGGACGTCAGGCTCGTATATCTGACTCCTCAGCCTT is a window from the Candidatus Korarchaeota archaeon NZ13-K genome containing:
- a CDS encoding pyruvate ferredoxin oxidoreductase, whose protein sequence is MIEIRWHGRGGQGAVIASRIAAGAAFLEGKWSQAFPFFGAERRGAPVTAFTRIGSSPIRLRSQIYEPDVLVLMDPMFLEMEAAWRGVKPSTVVVANTQRNEELLLPARVSKLALVDATAISVDLGLRVAGLPVPNSAMVGALIRATGLFSLESAERAIGRVIGRAVEKNVEALRRAYERTEVIEEPRFIGETPAHG